Proteins from one Pseudomonas grandcourensis genomic window:
- a CDS encoding FAD-binding oxidoreductase, with amino-acid sequence MRTPPNVSPEVFSVALQAFAGVVGKEWVFVEDEDLFPYRDSYSPLRDTPEDRSASAAVAPGSVEEVQAVVRIADKHRIPLYTISTGKNLGYGGSAPNHGGSVVLDLKRMNRIIEVNESNGYAIVEPGVSYFDLYNYIQERGLKVWLDVADPGWGSVVGNALDHGVGHTLSRFRNHFDSHCGMEVVLANGEVVRTGMGALPGSQTWGQFKMGMGPILDGIFSQSNFGVVTKMGIWLMPAPEAFMHGMVMAARYDDLHAVVELLKYVENTGLAPGAPEMGSPLLGVSNYTKHLVDAFYDGPPQLQKPHAELVAKASVGFSAELQKYGQDNNIPYWVLNLKFYGPPKVIQAQWEAVQELAAKSIKGVRFQAGQIQTDPRKASAEWTVYPQDVGVPNMDFFGMGTRAGGNPHPMRGHMWFSPVIPQTAQGILEANRVFEEAHRTMPALQNVPIWNLRPFALPAPFFERAFLFIVGFPITDDTAMNKASIKAYRTLLDIGAQHGWGEYRCHPEFQDQAMGLYSYNNNSLLRLNEVIKDAIDPNGTLSPGRYGIWPKHLRKGTK; translated from the coding sequence ATGAGAACACCCCCGAATGTTTCCCCCGAAGTTTTTTCCGTCGCGCTACAGGCGTTTGCTGGTGTAGTCGGAAAAGAATGGGTCTTCGTTGAGGACGAGGATCTGTTTCCCTACCGTGATTCTTATTCCCCGCTGCGCGACACGCCCGAGGATCGAAGCGCATCAGCTGCCGTGGCGCCCGGTTCGGTTGAAGAGGTGCAGGCGGTCGTGCGCATTGCCGATAAGCACCGCATACCGCTTTATACGATTTCCACCGGCAAAAACCTCGGCTACGGCGGTTCAGCGCCCAATCATGGCGGCAGTGTTGTGCTGGATCTGAAGCGGATGAACCGCATCATTGAGGTCAACGAAAGCAATGGCTACGCAATCGTGGAGCCCGGCGTCAGCTATTTCGATCTGTATAACTACATCCAGGAACGTGGCCTGAAAGTGTGGTTGGATGTCGCCGACCCCGGCTGGGGCAGTGTGGTTGGCAATGCGCTTGACCATGGAGTAGGTCACACGCTGTCGCGCTTTCGCAACCATTTCGATTCGCACTGCGGAATGGAGGTGGTGCTGGCAAATGGGGAGGTGGTTCGAACAGGAATGGGAGCGCTTCCCGGTTCCCAGACGTGGGGGCAATTCAAGATGGGCATGGGGCCGATCCTGGATGGCATTTTTTCCCAGTCCAATTTCGGCGTTGTCACCAAGATGGGCATTTGGTTGATGCCGGCACCAGAAGCCTTCATGCATGGCATGGTGATGGCCGCGCGTTATGACGACCTGCACGCGGTAGTGGAATTGCTCAAGTACGTCGAGAACACTGGGTTAGCCCCTGGTGCTCCGGAAATGGGTAGCCCGCTGCTGGGTGTCAGCAATTACACGAAACACCTTGTCGACGCATTTTATGATGGCCCGCCGCAGTTGCAGAAGCCGCATGCCGAGCTGGTTGCGAAAGCCAGCGTCGGCTTTTCGGCAGAGTTGCAGAAGTATGGACAGGACAACAACATTCCTTACTGGGTGCTTAACCTGAAGTTCTACGGACCACCGAAGGTGATCCAGGCCCAGTGGGAGGCGGTACAGGAGCTGGCCGCAAAGTCGATCAAGGGAGTGCGCTTTCAGGCTGGCCAGATTCAGACCGATCCGCGCAAGGCTTCCGCTGAGTGGACGGTTTACCCACAGGATGTGGGTGTACCAAACATGGACTTCTTCGGTATGGGCACGCGTGCCGGAGGCAACCCGCACCCAATGCGCGGCCATATGTGGTTCTCTCCAGTCATTCCACAGACTGCGCAAGGCATCCTCGAAGCCAACCGTGTCTTCGAAGAAGCGCACCGCACCATGCCTGCGCTGCAGAATGTGCCGATCTGGAACCTCAGGCCTTTTGCGTTGCCTGCGCCGTTTTTCGAGCGCGCTTTCCTTTTCATCGTGGGCTTCCCGATTACCGATGATACGGCGATGAACAAAGCCTCCATCAAGGCGTATCGGACGCTGCTCGATATTGGCGCACAGCATGGCTGGGGCGAATATCGTTGCCACCCGGAATTCCAGGACCAGGCCATGGGCCTGTATTCGTACAACAACAACAGCCTGCTGCGCTTGAACGAGGTCATCAAGGACGCCATCGATCCTAACGGAACTCTTTCGCCGGGCCGCTACGGCATCTGGCCCAAGCATTTGAGGAAGGGCACCAAATGA
- a CDS encoding p-hydroxyphenylacetate 3-hydroxylase oxygenase component: MKTPNPLLEDLKGVLPTIAANAFEAERARCVPAENIALLKGIGMHHALQPKKYGGMEISLPQFADCIALLAGSCASTAWAMSLLCTHSHQIAMFSSKLQDEMWGNDPDATASSSIAPFGRTEEVEGGVTFSGEMGWSSGCDHAEWAIMGFFRENAEGTRDYCFAVLPSSDYEIRDDWFAVGMRGSGSKTLIVKNAFVPEHRIQKAKDMIEGKSAGFGLYPDSKIFFAPYRPYFASGFSTVSLGIAERMLDVFREKTRNRVRAYTGAAVGAATPALMRLAESTHQVAAARALLEKSWEEIAEYSERHEYPSRTTLTFWRTNQGYATKMCIQAVDRLMEAAGGGAWFETNELQRLFRDAHLTGAHAYTDYDVCAQILGRELMGLEPDPSMA, encoded by the coding sequence ATGAAAACTCCAAACCCGCTGCTGGAAGACCTGAAAGGTGTTCTGCCTACTATCGCGGCTAATGCCTTCGAGGCCGAACGCGCGCGTTGTGTTCCCGCCGAAAATATCGCTTTGCTCAAAGGTATTGGTATGCACCATGCGTTGCAGCCGAAAAAGTACGGCGGCATGGAGATCTCTCTGCCTCAGTTTGCCGACTGCATCGCATTGTTGGCCGGTTCCTGTGCCAGCACGGCCTGGGCCATGAGCCTTCTATGTACTCACAGTCATCAAATCGCAATGTTTTCCAGCAAGCTGCAGGATGAGATGTGGGGAAATGACCCCGATGCTACTGCCAGTAGCAGCATCGCGCCTTTTGGGCGCACCGAGGAGGTGGAGGGAGGCGTCACTTTCAGTGGTGAGATGGGATGGAGTTCAGGCTGTGATCATGCCGAATGGGCCATCATGGGGTTCTTTCGTGAGAATGCCGAAGGCACTCGGGATTATTGTTTCGCGGTGCTGCCAAGCAGTGACTACGAAATTCGTGATGACTGGTTTGCCGTTGGTATGCGTGGCAGCGGTAGCAAAACCCTGATCGTCAAGAATGCTTTCGTGCCCGAGCACCGAATCCAGAAAGCCAAGGACATGATCGAAGGCAAGTCGGCGGGCTTTGGTTTGTATCCGGACAGCAAGATTTTCTTCGCCCCTTATCGGCCTTATTTCGCCAGCGGTTTTTCGACTGTCAGCCTGGGTATTGCCGAGCGCATGCTGGATGTCTTTCGCGAGAAAACCCGCAACCGCGTCCGTGCCTACACCGGTGCCGCTGTCGGCGCAGCCACCCCGGCATTGATGCGCCTGGCCGAATCCACGCATCAAGTTGCGGCTGCCCGAGCGTTGCTGGAAAAAAGCTGGGAGGAGATTGCCGAATACAGCGAGCGCCACGAGTACCCTAGCCGCACCACGCTCACGTTCTGGCGTACCAATCAAGGCTATGCCACGAAAATGTGTATCCAGGCTGTGGACCGTCTGATGGAAGCGGCCGGCGGCGGCGCCTGGTTTGAAACCAACGAGTTGCAACGCCTTTTCCGCGACGCACATCTTACGGGGGCGCACGCCTATACCGACTATGACGTTTGTGCACAGATACTTGGTCGCGAACTGATGGGTCTTGAGCCCGATCCCTCAATGGCCTAA
- a CDS encoding NADH:flavin oxidoreductase, with protein sequence MTNISMNTSNAAKVLASPLQINGLQIKNRIILGPMAVLRPTEDGRPSEQTIAFLKRRAQGGVGLVIVGGSVCSERAWNESPFSPNLRFDKDAFVDDLKRVSDAVHECGAAVFAQLFPSFGRMGVPRNGQWILAASPKPVNLGAGGLPNHLFIPGGRITPVPHEASIQEIKDIEASVVAGARRAKASGFDGVEIGAHMCYFYSSFLSPLANQRTDEYGGSVANRARALRDVVAAVRAEVGPDYPVGVRMSVNDHMPDGQGPEGYAEVAVHIAEVGLDFISLSEGNYESMRDNVPSTSGNMLNHGEPQAFRKALGSGVLLFLSSTPDPRQAAAAIWDGDVDASMLARQMLADPDYALKVIEGREAEIVWCDHANSCLRRLVLNAPVACHKNPEMGREDPKAKRSSPVQNLGVWVAGNNVLMGVADKLVRATQKK encoded by the coding sequence ATGACCAACATTTCGATGAATACAAGCAATGCAGCCAAGGTGCTGGCAAGCCCGCTGCAGATCAATGGATTGCAGATTAAAAACCGCATTATCCTTGGGCCGATGGCGGTACTTCGCCCGACCGAGGACGGCCGCCCAAGTGAGCAGACCATCGCGTTCCTCAAGCGTCGTGCGCAGGGCGGGGTGGGCCTGGTCATCGTTGGTGGATCGGTATGCAGCGAACGAGCCTGGAATGAGTCGCCGTTTTCGCCAAACCTTCGCTTTGACAAAGACGCTTTCGTCGATGACCTCAAGCGTGTGTCCGATGCTGTACATGAATGTGGTGCAGCAGTGTTCGCGCAGCTGTTTCCGAGCTTCGGCCGCATGGGCGTGCCGCGCAACGGTCAGTGGATTTTGGCGGCCAGCCCGAAGCCGGTGAACCTGGGGGCTGGCGGCTTGCCCAACCATCTCTTTATCCCCGGTGGCCGAATAACACCAGTGCCACACGAGGCCAGCATCCAGGAGATCAAGGACATCGAGGCGAGCGTCGTCGCCGGTGCACGCCGGGCCAAGGCTAGTGGTTTCGATGGCGTCGAGATTGGCGCACACATGTGCTACTTCTACTCGTCCTTTTTGTCCCCGCTGGCCAATCAACGCACCGATGAATACGGTGGTTCGGTTGCGAATCGCGCTAGAGCCTTGCGCGATGTGGTTGCAGCAGTGCGCGCCGAAGTCGGCCCGGATTATCCGGTGGGGGTGCGTATGAGTGTGAATGACCATATGCCCGACGGCCAGGGGCCGGAGGGTTACGCTGAGGTCGCAGTGCACATCGCCGAGGTCGGCCTAGACTTCATCTCGCTAAGCGAGGGCAACTACGAGTCGATGCGTGACAATGTGCCGAGTACTTCCGGCAACATGCTGAACCACGGGGAGCCGCAGGCCTTCCGCAAGGCACTGGGTAGCGGGGTGCTCCTGTTCCTTTCCAGTACTCCAGATCCCCGGCAAGCGGCGGCGGCTATTTGGGACGGCGATGTCGATGCAAGCATGCTGGCACGACAGATGCTGGCCGACCCTGATTATGCGTTGAAGGTAATCGAAGGTCGTGAGGCTGAGATCGTGTGGTGCGACCATGCCAATTCCTGTTTACGCAGGCTGGTACTCAACGCGCCGGTTGCCTGTCATAAAAACCCGGAGATGGGACGCGAGGATCCGAAAGCCAAACGTTCCAGTCCGGTTCAGAACCTGGGCGTCTGGGTAGCCGGTAACAATGTGCTGATGGGCGTTGCCGATAAGCTCGTCCGCGCTACGCAAAAGAAATGA
- a CDS encoding TetR/AcrR family transcriptional regulator — protein MQEKSLGRPRSEATRLQILNSTIKLLHENSIQAISIEAIAKEAGVSKATIYRWWDSKALLVIDAFIENHLLKTPLPIELGPKKAIAAHFRTLVEQFSGWPGRILAQIIAEGQSDPSVLRAFRERFHYGRRAIVKETLEEWKRSGEIPSDTDVESLMDIIYSAVYMRLLVGHAPLNEEFAKSHIDYIYHLLGVTNSEN, from the coding sequence ATGCAGGAGAAGTCTTTAGGACGACCACGCAGCGAAGCTACTCGACTGCAAATACTGAATTCGACCATCAAGTTGCTACACGAGAACTCTATTCAGGCCATCTCGATTGAGGCAATTGCAAAGGAAGCCGGTGTCAGCAAAGCAACGATCTACAGATGGTGGGACTCTAAAGCATTGCTCGTGATTGACGCATTCATTGAAAACCATCTTCTCAAGACCCCACTGCCAATTGAACTCGGTCCCAAAAAGGCCATCGCTGCTCATTTCCGCACACTGGTAGAGCAGTTTTCTGGTTGGCCAGGCCGAATACTTGCTCAAATCATAGCCGAGGGACAATCTGACCCTTCAGTATTACGAGCCTTTCGAGAGAGATTCCACTATGGGCGACGCGCGATAGTTAAAGAAACACTTGAAGAATGGAAACGCAGCGGCGAGATCCCAAGCGACACCGATGTCGAGTCGCTTATGGACATCATCTACTCAGCAGTCTACATGCGCTTGTTGGTTGGCCACGCCCCATTGAACGAGGAGTTTGCCAAGTCGCATATCGACTACATATACCACTTGCTGGGAGTAACGAACTCAGAAAACTGA
- a CDS encoding MFS transporter has product MSSHSVSDSLTKAAGNRKEARYGTAALVIGHCAGLMDITTLPIWVGIVLIGQLALDPQRAGFLLTLFLGSVVLSSLCIAPKLSRLNRKRITSAAYAVAGMAFASMPSVSGSYTLLASAHVVAGLAVGCGLSIVHGTMGGTANPHRTAAMAFSSLSLLSILVMATLPPLVGKNGPNIFFYTMSGIMFAAALAALLAFPKVARAIQHDRSKLAKLPTRVWFGITGVSLLMVSHSMVFGFIERVGGWHGFSAAQITTVLVISGVVNLVPVALSNLLERRLPASGVVMAGPLIQATAAVAVTQFSGYGVYIVATSVLIAVVTFTHVFAFGVLARLDPSGRVVAATPVMVMAGSATGPLLGGVLALHVGYGSLGWAALALGLLSALCFRLGTRKA; this is encoded by the coding sequence ATGAGCTCACATTCTGTTTCTGACTCTCTGACGAAGGCTGCTGGCAACCGGAAGGAAGCCCGCTACGGTACCGCGGCGCTCGTCATCGGGCATTGCGCTGGCCTGATGGATATCACCACTTTGCCGATCTGGGTTGGAATCGTCCTGATCGGGCAACTGGCACTTGATCCGCAGCGTGCCGGGTTCCTTCTGACTCTGTTCCTCGGGTCGGTCGTGCTCAGCAGCCTGTGTATTGCACCAAAACTATCCCGACTCAACCGCAAGCGCATAACGTCGGCGGCTTATGCCGTGGCGGGTATGGCCTTCGCCAGCATGCCAAGCGTAAGTGGTAGCTATACCCTTTTGGCTTCGGCGCATGTCGTGGCAGGTCTGGCGGTCGGCTGCGGCCTGTCGATCGTTCACGGGACGATGGGTGGCACTGCTAATCCGCACCGCACAGCGGCAATGGCATTTAGCTCGCTGAGCCTACTGTCCATCCTGGTGATGGCGACGCTGCCTCCGCTAGTGGGCAAGAACGGCCCGAACATATTCTTCTACACAATGTCGGGCATCATGTTTGCTGCCGCACTCGCCGCACTGCTGGCTTTTCCGAAGGTCGCCCGTGCGATCCAGCACGATCGATCCAAGCTCGCCAAGTTGCCTACGCGAGTATGGTTCGGCATCACTGGCGTGAGTCTATTGATGGTGAGCCATTCGATGGTCTTCGGATTCATCGAGCGTGTAGGAGGCTGGCACGGATTCAGCGCGGCGCAGATCACCACGGTGCTTGTCATCAGTGGCGTCGTGAATCTCGTACCTGTCGCCCTTTCCAATCTCCTTGAACGCCGCTTGCCGGCCTCGGGCGTAGTCATGGCGGGACCTCTGATACAAGCCACTGCAGCAGTTGCTGTGACCCAGTTTAGTGGTTACGGGGTTTACATCGTAGCGACCTCAGTTCTCATCGCCGTCGTCACATTCACCCATGTGTTCGCATTCGGGGTACTTGCGCGACTGGATCCGTCCGGTCGCGTGGTCGCAGCCACTCCGGTGATGGTCATGGCGGGTTCGGCTACTGGCCCACTCCTGGGGGGCGTGCTCGCCCTGCATGTTGGCTATGGCAGCTTGGGCTGGGCGGCATTGGCGTTGGGGCTTTTGTCCGCCCTCTGCTTTCGTCTAGGTACCCGTAAGGCGTGA
- a CDS encoding cytochrome c — MKTNSFIVLMMLAGLAVASEPARDVEPGQRGKQVFDQWCAICHAAASRMPGTASLAAKYGRSLPAALEERTDMPPAFIKYFVRNGVLIMPAFRKTEITDADLELLVDYLKAKDQ, encoded by the coding sequence ATGAAAACGAACAGTTTCATCGTGCTGATGATGCTGGCAGGTCTGGCAGTCGCCTCCGAACCGGCCAGGGACGTCGAACCGGGTCAGCGTGGCAAGCAGGTTTTCGATCAGTGGTGTGCGATCTGTCACGCCGCAGCTTCACGCATGCCTGGCACAGCTTCGCTGGCGGCCAAGTATGGCCGCAGCTTACCGGCTGCATTGGAAGAGCGCACTGACATGCCCCCGGCCTTCATCAAGTATTTCGTTCGCAACGGCGTACTGATCATGCCGGCATTTCGTAAAACCGAAATAACCGACGCCGACCTTGAATTGCTTGTCGACTACCTAAAGGCTAAAGACCAATGA
- a CDS encoding FAD-dependent oxidoreductase, which yields MSQVKRVLIVGSGIGGATAAYALRRAGVDVHCIDIKPGIPSAGSGICLLHNTVRALDMIGLAEPCLDSGMRFDAFRQFDSSGQLLRSDPAPPSCGIRRPELARILESAAQGAGAVLDKGLTIEHLDDRGDCVEVKFSDGREATYDLVVAADGAYSKLRDQVFGTECRPHFAGQSVWRFNAPRPAQIDGFCLYRSPTGKTVGSFPTSENSCYLFYLENSVEPLRVPEDQASAMIRERLAEYTAPAVLEALEQVTDARQVIFRPLDITLVPAPWYRGRVVLIGDAAHSPTPHMTSGGGMAIEDAVVLADCISKTQSVNEALAMYSERRFERCKIICEASLQLCRYEQEDPLKNREQSAALLLKTYQYLGQPI from the coding sequence ATGAGTCAAGTTAAACGCGTTTTGATTGTAGGCAGCGGAATCGGCGGTGCCACCGCAGCTTATGCACTGCGCAGGGCGGGAGTGGACGTCCACTGTATTGATATCAAGCCGGGGATTCCCTCGGCAGGGTCTGGCATTTGCCTGTTACACAACACGGTCCGAGCATTGGACATGATCGGATTGGCGGAGCCTTGTCTCGACAGTGGTATGCGATTCGACGCGTTTCGGCAATTCGATTCCTCAGGTCAACTCCTGCGATCGGACCCTGCACCCCCCAGCTGTGGCATCCGTCGGCCAGAACTTGCTCGAATCCTGGAGTCGGCAGCGCAAGGGGCTGGGGCGGTTCTGGATAAAGGGTTGACGATCGAACATCTCGACGACCGTGGGGACTGCGTCGAAGTTAAATTCTCGGATGGTCGCGAGGCTACCTATGACTTGGTAGTGGCTGCGGATGGAGCCTACTCCAAGCTCCGCGATCAGGTTTTCGGTACTGAGTGCAGGCCGCATTTTGCAGGTCAGAGTGTCTGGCGTTTCAACGCGCCGCGTCCGGCTCAGATTGATGGGTTCTGTCTGTACCGCAGCCCGACAGGGAAAACGGTGGGTTCTTTCCCGACATCGGAGAACAGCTGCTACCTGTTTTATCTCGAGAACAGTGTGGAGCCTCTGCGGGTACCAGAGGATCAAGCGAGCGCGATGATTCGCGAACGCCTTGCCGAATATACCGCGCCCGCTGTATTGGAAGCTCTTGAGCAGGTGACCGATGCCAGGCAGGTTATCTTCCGTCCGCTGGATATCACGCTGGTGCCGGCACCTTGGTACCGCGGCCGCGTAGTGCTCATCGGCGATGCTGCACATTCACCAACACCGCATATGACGTCTGGAGGTGGCATGGCCATCGAAGATGCCGTCGTGCTTGCAGACTGCATATCCAAGACCCAATCTGTTAACGAGGCATTGGCGATGTATAGCGAGCGCCGATTTGAACGGTGCAAAATCATTTGCGAAGCTTCATTACAACTTTGTCGCTATGAGCAGGAAGACCCACTGAAAAATAGAGAGCAGTCGGCGGCTCTATTGCTGAAAACCTATCAATACTTGGGGCAGCCTATCTAA
- a CDS encoding SDR family NAD(P)-dependent oxidoreductase: MSKRLQDKVVLLTGIGSGMGRETARLFASEGAIVVGCDINPQTAAETAKLVESDGHSIDVVAPVDLSDRDDVARWIDGAAARHGRIDALYNNASLPRFAPFAMQSDADYVFTIQNELDLVWRACQLAWPYLVKSKGAIVNIGSGAGMQGARTLPQAAHAAAKGAVLALTRQLAAEGVAVGVRVNSVSPGVMNTPPVQAMYREFGDKAPVAPIVERTLTGKPGEPIAVAWAGLYLTSDESKWVTGINIPVDGGASSIM, from the coding sequence ATGAGCAAGCGATTGCAGGACAAGGTGGTTTTACTGACCGGCATTGGCAGTGGGATGGGGCGCGAGACAGCTCGACTGTTCGCCAGTGAAGGCGCAATCGTTGTCGGCTGTGACATCAATCCGCAGACGGCCGCAGAAACCGCAAAACTGGTAGAAAGCGATGGTCATTCCATCGATGTGGTTGCTCCTGTTGACCTCAGCGACCGCGACGATGTAGCGCGTTGGATCGATGGTGCTGCTGCTCGGCATGGCCGCATTGACGCGCTTTACAATAATGCCAGCCTGCCGCGTTTTGCGCCTTTTGCGATGCAGAGCGACGCCGATTATGTCTTCACTATTCAGAATGAGCTCGATCTCGTCTGGCGTGCTTGCCAGCTTGCCTGGCCATATCTGGTGAAGTCCAAAGGTGCCATCGTCAACATCGGCTCCGGTGCTGGCATGCAGGGAGCGAGAACGTTGCCGCAGGCTGCGCATGCCGCGGCGAAGGGGGCGGTCCTTGCCTTGACGCGCCAACTGGCCGCAGAAGGCGTCGCTGTTGGTGTACGGGTTAACTCGGTCAGCCCTGGTGTAATGAACACCCCGCCGGTTCAGGCGATGTATCGGGAGTTTGGCGACAAGGCACCCGTGGCCCCGATCGTGGAGCGCACCCTGACGGGTAAGCCGGGCGAGCCGATCGCTGTCGCTTGGGCAGGCCTTTACCTGACCTCTGATGAGTCTAAATGGGTCACTGGGATCAATATTCCCGTGGACGGTGGCGCCAGCTCAATCATGTAA
- a CDS encoding TetR/AcrR family transcriptional regulator — translation MSTNKPVSTTKSIVGRPRSEATRRQILDATIRLLQEKSIQAISIEAIAREAGVSKSTIYRWWDSKALVVIDAFIENQMLKTALPRELGPREAIAQHFRSLVDQYSGWAGRLVAQILAEGQSDPSTLRDFRERFHYGRRAIIRETLEEWRVSGEISPDTDIEILMDLIYGAVYMRLMIGHAPLNQAFAESHINFVYHLLGVKSTDPEA, via the coding sequence ATGTCGACTAACAAACCTGTATCGACCACCAAATCGATAGTGGGTCGCCCACGAAGCGAAGCTACACGCCGTCAGATCCTGGATGCCACCATCAGGCTGCTGCAGGAAAAATCCATTCAAGCCATCTCAATCGAGGCGATAGCACGAGAAGCTGGCGTTAGTAAATCAACCATATACCGGTGGTGGGACTCCAAAGCGTTAGTCGTTATCGACGCGTTCATAGAGAACCAAATGTTGAAGACAGCCTTGCCACGAGAACTGGGTCCGAGAGAGGCAATTGCTCAGCACTTCCGCTCCCTCGTAGACCAATACTCTGGTTGGGCCGGTCGACTGGTCGCACAAATACTCGCGGAAGGTCAGTCAGATCCCTCTACTTTGAGAGATTTTCGAGAGCGGTTTCATTATGGAAGGCGCGCGATAATTCGAGAAACGCTAGAGGAATGGAGGGTGAGCGGCGAGATATCTCCCGATACGGATATCGAGATACTGATGGACTTGATTTACGGGGCCGTTTACATGCGACTCATGATTGGACACGCCCCACTTAACCAAGCGTTTGCCGAGTCGCACATAAACTTTGTGTACCACTTACTGGGTGTCAAGAGCACTGACCCCGAGGCCTAG
- a CDS encoding ornithine cyclodeaminase family protein, whose protein sequence is MTANSQSPVFVSSAAAQAVFRWKDAIAALQAAYGQHLPARATPPRTVASLEKTWLRTLPAIPASGRYFGAKLMGSNMGDAPPGIEYVIVLFDRTTNRIAAFIDANLMTGFRTAATSAAALDRLAPQKPVRLAVIGSGLEASMHTRAFASVRELTEITVYSPTPERREAFATAATRDLGVPARGVGSAQEAVEGADIVLTAARSRDEKPILFGEWLKPDAIVVSIGSTIPEQREIDISVVERSDLIICDTLEEVLEETGDMLAAHTAGIEFRHKAFSLSDLMSGACSEQLKQAKAPMFKSVGGGLQDIVVAELILTKALEAGLATPLPIDFETKR, encoded by the coding sequence ATGACCGCTAATTCCCAGTCTCCCGTGTTCGTTTCAAGCGCTGCCGCGCAGGCCGTTTTCCGTTGGAAAGATGCGATTGCCGCGCTTCAGGCCGCTTATGGGCAACATTTGCCAGCCAGGGCTACCCCGCCTCGTACCGTTGCAAGTCTTGAAAAAACCTGGCTTCGCACCTTGCCGGCAATTCCGGCAAGTGGACGCTACTTCGGCGCCAAGCTGATGGGGTCGAACATGGGCGATGCGCCACCGGGGATCGAATACGTCATCGTTCTGTTTGACCGAACGACCAATCGCATTGCCGCTTTCATTGACGCAAATCTGATGACTGGATTCCGGACTGCTGCTACGTCGGCAGCAGCCCTTGACCGCCTCGCCCCACAGAAACCTGTTCGTCTAGCCGTCATTGGAAGTGGGTTGGAAGCCTCGATGCACACCCGTGCCTTCGCAAGTGTCCGCGAACTGACCGAAATAACCGTCTACAGCCCGACGCCTGAACGGCGCGAAGCGTTTGCCACAGCGGCGACGCGAGATCTCGGTGTACCCGCTCGCGGAGTTGGTTCGGCACAAGAGGCCGTGGAAGGCGCCGACATCGTGCTGACTGCCGCACGCTCACGCGATGAAAAGCCGATTTTGTTCGGCGAGTGGTTGAAGCCGGACGCCATTGTCGTTTCGATCGGTTCGACCATCCCGGAGCAGCGTGAAATAGACATTTCCGTCGTAGAGCGCAGTGACTTGATCATCTGCGACACCCTGGAAGAAGTGCTGGAAGAGACAGGAGACATGCTTGCTGCCCATACCGCCGGGATCGAATTTCGACACAAAGCCTTCAGCCTGTCTGACCTGATGAGTGGCGCCTGCAGTGAACAGTTGAAGCAAGCCAAGGCCCCGATGTTTAAGTCAGTCGGCGGTGGTCTTCAAGACATTGTGGTAGCGGAACTCATCCTGACCAAGGCACTTGAAGCAGGGCTCGCAACACCACTGCCAATCGATTTTGAAACAAAGCGCTGA